From Toxotes jaculatrix isolate fToxJac2 chromosome 7, fToxJac2.pri, whole genome shotgun sequence:
TCCCCTTTAGAATATCAATTATTTCCCTTTATGTTGGCAGCATCAGCACATTATGAgccatgataaaaaaaaaaaaaaaaaatcttagtaTTTCTAACTACTTTATCCAACAGTCACAATGGGTTATATTAAAACTAATATTACGTTATGACATCACAATCATGTTCAATTCTGCtgacatgaatgaaaaacaagaagCCTAAAACTAAAGCTTTTAAAGATACAATAGAAAAGCTCACAAATGTGTCACCCAGTCAAACTGTGTTATTGTCAGTGTGGATTATTAATCCCACCTCAAAACCAACCTTTGCAGACCAGATcatgaatataaacataaagAAATGCCGACAAACTTCACATCACCCGGTATTTAAAGCAGGTGAAATTGCCGTGGCAAGTTTCTCTATTCATTCACCTCAAGTAACTAGATGCACATCATTTCAAAATTACcaggttttgcaaaatgtcaaTTTTGTTAAAGTTCCCCTTTTGAGTATAAGTGACACCAGCTGTAACAAAAGGCcattacattttagaaaaacagtAGCATGTACATGTTTAACAGCGTCATTTAACAGCTGTTCACATCCAAAGTGttgttcaaaaataaataaaaatggtgacAATGAGAAGTAGAGAGGGATAATGAGGGAAAAACCCTCTGGGtaacaaaatgacaacagacCATCAGGGCCTATATGCATATAAATAACCGCAGGAGTGCTGATCGGTCTTTGATCATTTTGCCTTTTCAGGAAGCATGAGCTATTTTTCTGTTATGTGAACAACCCACTGAACACAGATcagtactattttttttttttttttttttttgaaagcctGATGATATGGGCCCAGGTCATTTTTCTCACCACGGGTCACTGCATGTAAAGGCTGATGATTTGGTTAGATACCTGAGTAACTGCACTGAGGAGGAGGCACACAGCTTAGCTATATGCCAAAGAATAGCTATATTCATAGCTACACAACAAGGAACAAGTCATACAACAGTAGTATTTTGTGCACTGTGGACACCAGCCATGGGTGGTTACTTATACAGAATATAGGGGCAATGACAGCATGTGTGAGAAAAATGGATGTTGACATTTGCCCTGTGGAGTCCCACAACAGTGAGGCAAGAGCCAGCTAGCTCTTAATATCAGCTCTCTAGTGTCTTCAAACCCATTAAATAATGTTGCAATTTCAAATGCACTGATGATGGTGATAAGAGACCAATCCTTCTTTAAATCTTTCACATTGTTCCGGGTTAGAGACAGTATGTgccaacagatcagctgctggtAATGGCACTGCACCACTTTGTGTTGAACAGGGAACATTCTGCCTCAATTGCACATATACCGtttgaaaataataacacaGAAAGGCCACTAAATACAAGGAAATACAGTAATAACAAGACATCCAGTGGGGACACAGACAGTACCTCTGAAATGAAGGGAGAGCCAATCTCCTAAATCAATCAAACATTTTGCTTCTGAGTAGCACAATGATATGACTCTTTGACAGTGAAAATGATGTGTATGAAAAGCAACAATGATAGTGATGATCACAATAACAGGAGAAACAGTTTAAAGTCTGAGTGTGGTGGTATGGACTGTGAAAAGTTTCCGGTATTCCATATGGGAGTGCTTTAAGGAGCCCATCAGGTCCTGCTCAGCAGATCCATACAAGTCATGAAGGACAGCATATGGTAGCAGCTCAGCACATGGAAAGCCAGGTGGCACTGTACCTCATTGTATCGCTTCCTTCTCAATAAGATGGGCTGTtgtctagttttttttttttcccctctgttgcTCATTTGCCTCAAGTTACAAATCAAAcgtgtttcttttgttctcaTTTGTATTTTGATCTCCCTGGCATTCTCACATTGCATACTTCTGCGTCCATTCTCTTGCTAATTTGTTGTACCTGTAAAACACATACAAAGTTTTGATAAAAAAGTTTCAGGTGAACTTGCAAACTAAGAACTTTATCTCCAAAAATACTGAATCAGTACACTCATGcatttcactcacttttcccTGTCAGCCTTGTATGTATGGGCAATCTCTGGTACCAGTGGGTCATCCGGGTTTGGATCGCAAAGAAGAGAGCAGATTGACAATAATACTGCGGAAGAATGAATCAGAAAGTTAAAGATTACATTGGAGGGTCACTGAAGGGCTATGGCCTTGAGGAGTAAAGgccacttatttattttatttatctcaaAACAGAGTATCAATAGTTAAATGActatagacaaaaaaaatcaagcgCTAATGTGTTTGTGCCCCGAGAATATTATTGTAATGATTAAATATACATAGTGTAATTTTTCTGTATCCTATTTATATTAAAGGGTTGTATTTCAGATCTCCATTTGATACCGGATTCAGTTTGCTCTGACGTGactttctacatttaaacatgacaCTAAATGTCATGATCCTGACTGGTCATGGCATTTCACATTAGGCCTCAGTGCCTGACTTGAGACTAGAGTCTCAAAGTTTAAGGCTGGCACAGGTGTGGAAAAACTTGAAATGTGGAAATAAAGGTAATTTCCATCACTTTTCCACATGATAAATATTGGGTTTACAGTTCACTagtgttttaataaataaaaatgttagcacacaataataataataatctaaatCTTGTGTTATCCCTTACCTTTTGATACTGTAAGTGCAGGTGACCATTGTGATCTCAGTATATCCAGACAAATACTTCCATTGCTGTTGATATTAGGGTGGTAAATTTTTGTTGTGAACGCAACCtgggacaaaacaaaaaagcatatAATTTTCCATAGAAGCCAATTACGTTTataacagtaagaaaaaaaatactttaagtgAAACAGTTTATGTTACACACATGGCATACTCCTACTCACTTTGGGTGGTTTGAAGGGGTAATCTGTTGGGAAGTGAATGGTGAGGAAAAACACTCCACTCTGATATGGGCTGTCACTCTGTTGAAACATAAATAGAAGCAACATAGGTTTTTTGAAAGGAacttcattgtttttgttgcatATTTAAAATGGGTTAAGATAGAGTGTCACTTACCGGACCCATTATTGTTGCCTGCCAATGaaacactgagggaaaaaaaaggattgatGATACTTTCAGTATATGCACCAAGATACAAACTCCTGACACACAATGGCATTCTCTACTGTaatcttaaaaatatatttatacatgcCAATAATATGTTATTTTGTTCAGGCAGTTTTCTTGCTACTTACAATCCTCTCCAACTGGCCCAGCAGAGCACTGAGCAGGTGGGTCCCTCTGCAGGTCTGATAGTTcctaaaggtaaaaaaaaaaaaaaaagcacacaatgAAGATGAGTTGTTGTATTGTGACAACTTTACTCTTTGCAAGGAAATCCCATACATTTTAATCTGGTGCTGCAAAGAAGcagttgttttacatttattaagtACATTTAGGTACTGAGGGAAATCTGCTGATGCTAGAACCTTAACCTTAGCCcagtgtactgtatgtcaaAATGATGGATCATGActgaattacatttatttttaaataacttcTTGAGAGACTAAAAAAGAGGTATAGCTTAACGACAGAGACCAGCCTTTGTGAAACTTCACTGGTGCTTAACCCTTATCATTTCTGGCTTTATGTGAGGTGGGCTAACATAACTTTGTGGGGGGTTCAACCCTAAATTTGAGACATGTTGTAATTACAACCAGTCTTTTCAGTGGCAGCCATGTTTGCTTTGCAGTCATGGTGCAATGGCTGACATGTAAACGGTGGTTTTCGGAGAGCTgatttaataaacattttaagtcatcagtttatttttatacCAAGGACACTGACTACAAAGGTTACAGAGCTCActagaaagaaacaaacatgttcTGTAGAAACAACCAAGCCAAAATAATACACTAGTGTGTTAAATATGGTTTATTACATTAGAAATGAATGCAAATACCATGGCCAAATCTCATTTTACATACTATTCATGAAATACCAATgggcacagacaggaaaaacgACAGATGGTTAAATAAGACATTAAGCCCGTTATTTAACATCTCTTGAAAGGAAGCCTATCTATTCTGTTATATAAATACACACCGTGGCCTGCTCCAGTGCCCCATTTGCCATTCCATATATGGCAACACTGACACTAGGGTTCAATTTTGGCTACCAGCAAGCAGCTGTCATTCAGCGACTAAACACATCATCTGCCACCCTCTAAGTGACCAACCACATAGATAAAGATAACTGACAACCAAATTATTTAATCATAAAATCCTGTGCAAGTCAACGAATCAAACCAAGGACCAAAGCACACACTAACATTTGCTAACTAACTGCTAGCCTGGAGCTGAATTGGCAACAACGACTTGTTTGGTTAACGCTAGCCACCTTTACCTAGGAACTAATAAAGAACTAAGCTACGTGTCCGAGAGaaacaattaaataataaaaacaaataaaacgtAGCTACCAAAACAACGACGCTGTTGATGGCGTTACTGTAGCAATGCACCAACCGGGCCACCAGTGGTTAGCTCGTCTTTGTCTGTGCATTATTTTAAATAAGGAGCACAAAAGCAAGAACGGCTACATCGAGCTGCAGACACGGCTACACACTGACATTACCTTCACAGAGGATCCCacactgagaaaaacatgtctACTAGATGGTATGGTTGGCACATGAAAGAAATATACACTCACCTTCTGAATTCTTTTCAACGCCATTGCTTCAATGGCTATGCTAGCTAGCCTGTCAGCTAACAGTTAGCACTTCACACATACAATTTGGCTTTTGTGACCGCGTACTTCCAAATCTCACTTTACGTACAATCAGGAAATCACGTCTGACATATAACAGACTTTGGGCTTTTGGTTTCTAGTAGAACCTATGCGATAATTTGTGTGTTAAAGCTTGAGCTTTCTTTAGACTGACACAGAACAACCGGAATATttttgctgtctctcctctcatccctgCTCCTCTAGGTGCCTGGCAGACAGTTTTGGGAAATATCGCGAGACTTTTCTGTGCAAGTCGTGAAGTGGCAATTGCAATTTCCATTTTTGTAgttcaaaataaattattattatgattcttgttttggttttgtttttgttacgGGATACGACCCACTTAACAAAATCAAACTACTTTCGATTATAAGGATAATCACAATAATAAATTTACGTAAacgtaaacaaacaaacaaacaaacaaacaaaaacttatgAACCAAAACTCCATACAAGTGCTTCCCAGGAATTCAAATAGCCAAATATATAGGTGGAATTCTTCCACCTATATTTTGGCTGTGGCTACTAAATCTGTCCCTTCGGTGTACCACTTAATCACACTCTGCCTCAGATCAATATagttatttgtatttgttattttaaaaaacctCTTAATTAAATCAACATCATGATCAATACAGTCTATCATCAAGTTAACAGCACTAATAGGATAACAGAGACAGGAAGGCAATGGTCAAACATGACTTCAGCACAATAACTGATGCCAGGTGTCCACAAGATGTCACTatttgaaaagaacaaaaacacatgcgcgcgcacacacacacatacacaggaaaTACATGGCCAAAGTAGGTGGTgtacaaataaaacagtttctTGCAAGATTCACAGTGTCATACGTCACAGTGAATGTTCCATGCTCGTAATCAGTTAATTCATTTAAAGCattgttttcaattttttttttcaagtgcaAAAGTGCTTAACAATGGAGCAGCAAAGTGCAATGAAGCCAAACATGTGTATTATTTACACGTACataagaataaagaaaaagactATAGAATTGTTCATTCAATACCCAATCATTGTAAAGGCATATTCATCTGAGTCAGCTGCATGCTCCGGTTTCTGCACAGCCTTGTCTCGCAAAGCCTCATGAGCTCCCCTTTATATATCTTAAACAAGGGTGAAAAAAGAGCTCTCATTATTTTAGTGAGTATGTATGAATGGGTCGCAGTGTTCATTCTTCTTAAATGGCTGATTCAGTGTCAGGTTGAGGATCCTATCGTCAATGTGACACTGAGAGGGACCATTTTCCTTTGGAAAGCTGAAGATTCCTTTAGATAATATCTTATTGTTTGCTCATCTCTGTGCTCTCAATGACCTGCCTGTCCTCAGGGCCTGCCTGTAATCAGATTCAGCCAGCAGCAGAGGTAGCAGTTTGGGTCTTGTGCAGCAGGGGCCTTGTGTTCTGAGTTTGTCTACTTGGAGAGGCCATTTATCAGCATGAGGTTTTCAGGCACAGTCAAGCCCACACTTTGTTGGCTTGAAGCTTCCGTTCACAAAGCCTCCCACAGTCACCCTACTGTAGTCTTCTTTGAAATCTCAAATCACATTGGTTTATTTGCTACTGTGTACTTTAAACATATAATGTTTGTAACTGATGGAGTTGTAACTGACGGAATAAACACTTGTAAGCCCTTCAGTTATGGGGTGCACACTACCTTGAAAACGTTCAAAGCAATGAGCAAGAAATGCCTTTCTTTCTATAAAGCAATGTATCGCTGACCTGTATAGGGAATTTCCCACCTATACCCAGAAGTTGAGTTTTTAGTTACAGGACTGGTGCCCCAAGTTCCAAATTGATGTATGAGCCAaggtgtgaatgtgtcagaATTGGGATGATATGGGTGGGGGTAGGAGTTCAGTTGACCTGTCTCATGAGGAACATAGCCTATAGTGCTGTTATTTGAAACCATGGACTCAGCAGACCCCAGTAATCTGTCTTTGTGGTCACATGAATCATCATCAGTAGAAGCTCCATTGTATAACAGAAAGCATTCCACTTATTGTGGCAATTATGCTAAAACTGCGTCTGAGTTTAAGTATATTCCTCTTGATGGCATTTTTCCCATGATTTGCCTCGACAAAACGCATATGTTCACTGTCATTTTCGAAATTAGCTTAAATGGGTCTTGCTAATGACTGAATTATCCAATAAAAGCACAACCAATTAATGCTGAGCACAAGCTGGGCTCCCAGTCCCCAGAGGTGTTCTACCTTCGGTCAGTGTATTAGCTTTCTGAGGGCTCTCTTGTGGAACAAAGATCCATTGTTCCCACATACTAAGAGATATTTGTTCACTCCTTGTATCAATGGTCTTGATTTGATTATACACTCAGGCAATATGTGCAAGCAGTGCTCATGTTTGCAGTGAAGTCAGCACTCTGTACAATCAAATAATTCTTGAGCTAAGCAACTGGAAAAAGGGTCATTATGTATGGAGCAATCAGTGTTTCATGGCTCATTTCCTTGGCTGTGATTTGATTTTGCTTGTCAGTGTTAAGGTGGCCTTTGACCTACAAAATCTCTGAATTATTCCTCAAATCTTCCTTTTGCTTTTGTGGGTATCAGTATTATGGAGTTCTACAGCTTGGATCAATAACTAAAAGTCGGTTGCGAGAGCTTTTTTCGTAGGTTACCCTTgtcttcttcttgtgttttggACATTAAAACAAGCTGGTACATGAccgcatgtttgttttttggcttACAAGGTTTGCATCACGAAATCATATAAACATTTGTAGCTTCAAGAATGTGCTTACTAAGTGGCATTATATGCTCTAATTGTAGCCATGGAGAACTCTCCAGCTTTTATTAGCCTAATTGCATGGCTGGTTACACGATGTTTCATTTACAAGTAGGGGTCGTAATAATACTTTCTTTTAGTGTTTTTAGAGACTCGGTCTGTTTAAAGTGACAGACTGAATGATGACATTTAGACAGTTTTTAGACTCATGCTGAAATGATATATCGGAAAGTTAATTCGATGTGgaggatttttctctgaaatgttCAAAAGAATAAAGTATCACCAAATGTAAA
This genomic window contains:
- the ube2d4 gene encoding ubiquitin-conjugating enzyme E2 D4 isoform X1; the encoded protein is MALKRIQKELSDLQRDPPAQCSAGPVGEDLFHWQATIMGPSDSPYQSGVFFLTIHFPTDYPFKPPKVAFTTKIYHPNINSNGSICLDILRSQWSPALTVSKVLLSICSLLCDPNPDDPLVPEIAHTYKADREKYNKLAREWTQKYAM
- the ube2d4 gene encoding ubiquitin-conjugating enzyme E2 D4 isoform X2, which translates into the protein MGPSDSPYQSGVFFLTIHFPTDYPFKPPKVAFTTKIYHPNINSNGSICLDILRSQWSPALTVSKVLLSICSLLCDPNPDDPLVPEIAHTYKADREKYNKLAREWTQKYAM